The Cellulomonas shaoxiangyii sequence ACCGCATCATCGAGGCTGCGGGGCTCACCAAGGGCACCTTCTACCGGCACTTCCCGACGAAGACGGAGCTCGTCGTCGCCTACCTCGAGCGGCAGGCCGCGCTCGAGCGCGCGGGCTACGAGGCGGCCGTCGACCAGGCCGACCCGCTCGATGCGCTGGCGCGCCTCGCGGAGTTCATCGGCACGGTGAGCTGCATGCCCGGCTTCCGCGGTTGCGCGTTCATCAACGCCGCCGCCGAGACACCCGACCCCGACGACCCGGTGCGCGTCGTCGTCGACTCCCACCGCAGGTGGACCCACGACCTGTTCGCGGCCATCGCGGCCCGCGCAGGGGTCGCCGACCCGGAGACGGTCGCTCGGCGTCTCGTCATGCTCCGGGACGGCGCGATGATCGGGGGCTACCTCGGCGCGCCCGAGGAGATCAGCGAGACGCTGCGCGGCGCCTACCTCGCGGCCGTCCGGACAGACCTGCCCGCCGCACCCTGACCGGCCTGCCGGGGACGTCGTCCGGACGGCGCGGCTTCGTCGCACTGCGAATCTTTTCGGGCCTCGTCGGTCGCTCCACGGCCGGTCCTCGTCCCCCTATCGTGCGAAGCAACTGCCACAGGGGGGACTCGACGATGAGGCGTACCCGGATCGGCCTGACCGTTGCGACGGTCCTGGCCGCCACCCTGCTCGTGCCCGCACCGGCCTGGGCCGGTGACGTGCAGCGCGAGGAGTTCTGGCGCGTCCCGTCCGACCCGTGGCAGGTGATCGGGTTCGGCCCCACGAACGAGCCGGACGTGACCGCCCGCGGCGGCGCCCTGACGATCGGGGAGGACACGCTCGTCATGCAGCTGGAGGGCCGGTCGGCGTCCGACTGGACGGGCTCGGCGAACCGGCTGACCGGCTGGGACGTGGACTTCCGCATGCGGCTGGGGCGTGACGCCACGGTCTCGTGCTCCGCCGAGCTCGGCGGCACGCCCGCGACGCTGGTGTGGCTGGGTGACAACACCGAGCTCATGCAGCTCGGTTTCGGCCCGGGCGAGCTCTGCATCACGCACCCCTACGCGGACCAGGAGTCGATCCCCCTGGACACCCAGCGCTGGCACCGGTACCAGGTGGAGGCCCGCGGCAAGCACGTGCGGATCAGGGTCGACGGCCGCACCGTCGTGGACCGGGAGTTCAGCGGGACCGGACAGGGCACCGTGGGCGTCGGCTTCGAGACGCACGAGGGCACCTCGACGTGGGACTGGTTCCGGTACGACACCGCACCGGAGCACCGGTGCACGGTCCGCGGCACGGCCGGTGCGGACACGCTGCGCGGCACGCGCGGCGCGGACGTCATCTGCGCCGGCGACGGCGACGACCGGCTCCTCGGCCTCGGCGGTGACGACGTCCTCATCGGCGGGGACGGCGACGACACGCTGCTGGGCGGCGACGGGGGCGACCTGCTCCAGGGCGGCCTCGGCGACGACACGCTCGACAACGGCACCGGGAACGGGCGCGCCGAGGGCGGCTTCGGCGACGACCGGTTCGTCACCGGGGCGGCGCCCGACGGTGCGCAGCAGCTCGCCGGCGGGCCCGGGCACGACGTCGCCGACTACAGCGCGCGCACCGGCGGCGTGACGATCGCGCTCGACGGCAACGGCGGCGACGGCGCCCCGGGCGAGGGCGACGCGGTCGGCGCGGGGAACGGCTGGGGACAGGCGGACGTCGAGGAGGTCCGCGGCGGGCACGGGGACGACGTGCTCACCGGTTCCCCCTGGTCCTCCACGCTCGTCGGCGGTCCCGGTGCCGACCGCCTGCGCGGCAGGGACTCGGCGGACGTGCTCGACGGTGTCGACGGCGTCGAGGGCAACGACGTGCTCGACGGCGGTGGCGGGCCGGACACGTGCACGGCGGACCCCGCCGACGAGGTGCTCGCCTGCAACGACCCGAGCCCGTCGCCGACGCCCACGCCGCGGTACACGATGCCGCCACCCCCGCCGACCAGCCCGGCGCCGTCGCCGAGCCGGCCGCCCCTCACCACGCCGTCCCCGAGCGGGTCGCCGGTGGGCACGGCTGACCCGACGGCGGTCGGCACACCGAGACCGACGCCGGTCACGACGCCGTAGGCAGCGCGTCGGTTCCGTCGCGAGGTCGTGCGGCCTCGCTCCGGAGCGGGCCGCGACCGGTCCCACGACGTGTTCCCGCGCGGGGGTTCCCGTCCGGCCGGCGTGCGGCCGGACATTCCCGGACCGGCTCGGCCGGTGTTCCCGTCGACGTCGTGAAATCCGGCACGAATTGCGACCTTTCGTACGGATGCGCCGTCCCGAGAACGGGCCGCCCGGCATTCTGCGCGCGTGCCGCCGGCGCACGCGACCCCTCCCACCTGCGCAGGAGCGCCGACGCGGCGGGCGGGCGTCGGCAATTACGGGCTCGACCGTCGTTATCCGAACGGGACGGTCGCGTGACTGTCCCGTGCTGGTCGCGGTCGGCGCCGCACGCCACGCTTCAGGCCTCGGACAACGGAGGTCACTGATGCGCATCTCGTCGTCGAAGAATCCCCTGGGGGTGGCCGACCGGCGGGCCCGTGCGGCAATTCGCGCACGGGTGCCGCGGCGCGCGCTGGCCGCTGCGGTCGCCGTCGTCCTCGCGGGCGGCGCGCTCGGTGCCTGCAGCGCGGAGGGTGCGGGCGACGCCGGGTACGACCAGGAGGCCGCGTACGACGGCTCCGTCATGACCGAGGAGTGGCGCGACGTCCCCGTGGACGAGCAGGAGGAGTACGACGACTCCCCGGAGCAGCCGTTCCAGGACGTGACCACCAGCCCGCTGTCGACGTTCGCCTCCGACGTCGACACGGCCTCGTACAGCAACCTGCGCCGCCAGCTCCGCGAGGGCGTCGCGCCGCAGGGCGTGCGGATCGAGGAGCTCGTCAACTACTTCGACTACGACTACGCGGCGCCGGAGCCGGGGGCGGCGGACCCGTTCACCGTCGAGGCCCAGGTCGCGGACGCGCCGTGGGCGCCCGACCACCAGCTCGCGATGATCGGGGTGCAGGCCACGGACGCCACGCCCACGAGCCGCGGCAACAACATCGTCTTCCTGCTCGACGTCTCGGGGTCGATGGAGGACCCGAACAAGCTGCCGCTGCTCGCCGACTCCTTCGAGCTGCTGGTCGAGCGGCTCGACGAGGACGACACCGTGTCGATCGTGACCTACGCCGGCAGCGACCAGGTGCTCGCCGACTCCGTGCCCGGCGACCGGCGCGACGAGCTGGTGCGGACCCTGCGCGGGCTGCGCGCGGGCGGGTCGACCGGCGGTGCGTCGGGGCTGGAGACGGCGTACGAGCTGGCGACGAAGAACTTCGTCGAGGGCGGGAACAACCGCGTCGTCCTCGCGACCGACGGCGACTTCAACGTCGGCCCGTCGACCCCCGAGCAGCTCACCGAGCTCATCGAGGAGCACGCCCGCTCGGGGGTCTACATCTCGGTGCTCGGCTTCGGCATGGGCAACCTCAAGGACAACACCATGGAGGCCATCGCGGACCACGGCAACGGCAACTACGCGTACATCGACACCATCGAGGAGGCGCGCAAGGTGCTGGTGCACGAGTTCGACTCGACGATGTTCGTCGTCGCGCAGGACCTCAAGCTCCAGGTCGAGTTCAACCCCGCGACCGTCGCGCAGTACCGGCTGCTGGGCTACGACAACCGGCGCCTGGAGGACGAGGACTTCGCCGACGACACCAAGGACGCCGGCGACGTCGGTGCGGGTCACTCGGTCACCGCGTTCTACGAGCTGGTCCCGACGCAGGGCGAGGCGGACGACGACGGTCTGCGGTACCAGGACGTCGAGGCCGGCGACTCCGACGACTTCTTCACCGTGCACGTGCGCTACAAGCAGCCGGGCGCGGCCGAGAGCACCGAGGTCGTCGTGCCCACGGGTGCCGACGCCTACACCGACGACCCCACCGCCGACTTCCGGTTCGCCTCGGCGGTGGCCGAGTTCGGCCTCGCGGTGTCCGGCTCGGAGCACGCCGAGGGTGCCGACCCGGGACGTGCGCGGGAACGCGCCGAGTCGGCGCTCGGGGAGGACGACTACGGCCTGCGGTCGGAGTTCGTCGACCTCGTCGGGACGTACCTGCGGATCACCGGCTGAGACGTCCGGGCGTCACCCGTCCGGACCGCCGGCTCGTCACAGCGGGATGAGCCGGTGGTCCGGCGTCACGGTCAGCCGGCCGCCCGAGCCGAAGTCCACGGTGACCCGGCCCGCGCGGACGTCGACGACCTTGCCGAGGCCGTGGCGGTCGTGCGTGACCCGCTGACCGGCGGCGAACGCCGCCGCGGGCGCCGACGACGAGGCGCGGGCCGCCGCACGCCGTTCCGGCCCGGAGCGCGTGTGCGCGGCGCGGACGGGCTCCAGCGCGTCGAGGAACGGCGACCGCCGCGCGGGCCGGCCACCCGACCGCCCCGGGCGGCCCGCCGCCCACGTCGCCACCAGGTGCCGGCGTGCCCGCGTCACGGCCACGTACGCGAGGCGCCGCTCCTCGGCCAGCTCGGCCGGCGTCGTCGCGTACACCGACGGCAGCGAGCCGTCGGTCGCGCGGACGAGCAGGCACGCCTCCCACTCCAGGCCCTTGGCTTTGTGGATCGTCGTCACCGTGACGGCACCGCGCCCCGGCGGCGCGTGGTCGTCGGCGGCCCGGCGGTCGAGGTCGGCGGACAGGGCGCGGACCGAGCCGGTCAGGTGCGCCGGCAGCGAGCCGACCAGCGTGCGCAGCGCGTCCAGGGCGTCCCAGCGCTCGCGGGCCGCGCCGGTGCCGTCGGGCGGGCTGTCGGGGTCGTACCCGGCCTCGGTCAGCGCGTGCGCCAGCGCGTCGGCCGCGGGGTCGGCGGGGGACCGGTCCGCGTGCCGGCGCAGCAGCGTGAGCACCTGGCGGACCTCGCGGCGGTCGAAGTAGGGCGACCCGTCACCGGCCACCGCGATGCCGGCGTCGCGCAGCGCCGCGGTCACCTTCACGGCCTGGGAGTTGAACCGGTGCAGGACCGCGACCTCCTCGGCCGGCACGCCTGCGGCCAGCCAGCCGCGGACGGTCGCGACGATCCGCGCGTCCTCGTCGTCCTCGTCCTCGCACCGCACGACCTGCACGGCGGGGCCCTCGCCCAGCATCCCGACCAGCGGCGGCCGGCGGCCTCGGGCCGGCCGGTCATCAGCCGGTTCGCCGCGTCGACGACCTGCGAGGTCGACCGGTAGTCGCGCACCAGGTGGACCGTGACCGCGTGCGGGAACCGGGCCGTGAACCCCTGGAGG is a genomic window containing:
- a CDS encoding 3'-5' exonuclease — encoded protein: MVATVRGWLAAGVPAEEVAVLHRFNSQAVKVTAALRDAGIAVAGDGSPYFDRREVRQVLTLLRRHADRSPADPAADALAHALTEAGYDPDSPPDGTGAARERWDALDALRTLVGSLPAHLTGSVRALSADLDRRAADDHAPPGRGAVTVTTIHKAKGLEWEACLLVRATDGSLPSVYATTPAELAEERRLAYVAVTRARRHLVATWAAGRPGRSGGRPARRSPFLDALEPVRAAHTRSGPERRAAARASSSAPAAAFAAGQRVTHDRHGLGKVVDVRAGRVTVDFGSGGRLTVTPDHRLIPL
- a CDS encoding vWA domain-containing protein, translated to MRISSSKNPLGVADRRARAAIRARVPRRALAAAVAVVLAGGALGACSAEGAGDAGYDQEAAYDGSVMTEEWRDVPVDEQEEYDDSPEQPFQDVTTSPLSTFASDVDTASYSNLRRQLREGVAPQGVRIEELVNYFDYDYAAPEPGAADPFTVEAQVADAPWAPDHQLAMIGVQATDATPTSRGNNIVFLLDVSGSMEDPNKLPLLADSFELLVERLDEDDTVSIVTYAGSDQVLADSVPGDRRDELVRTLRGLRAGGSTGGASGLETAYELATKNFVEGGNNRVVLATDGDFNVGPSTPEQLTELIEEHARSGVYISVLGFGMGNLKDNTMEAIADHGNGNYAYIDTIEEARKVLVHEFDSTMFVVAQDLKLQVEFNPATVAQYRLLGYDNRRLEDEDFADDTKDAGDVGAGHSVTAFYELVPTQGEADDDGLRYQDVEAGDSDDFFTVHVRYKQPGAAESTEVVVPTGADAYTDDPTADFRFASAVAEFGLAVSGSEHAEGADPGRARERAESALGEDDYGLRSEFVDLVGTYLRITG
- a CDS encoding TetR/AcrR family transcriptional regulator; protein product: MSEQTTAPPPVGRGRGREGVARGRILDAASELFYAHGIRGTSADRIIEAAGLTKGTFYRHFPTKTELVVAYLERQAALERAGYEAAVDQADPLDALARLAEFIGTVSCMPGFRGCAFINAAAETPDPDDPVRVVVDSHRRWTHDLFAAIAARAGVADPETVARRLVMLRDGAMIGGYLGAPEEISETLRGAYLAAVRTDLPAAP
- a CDS encoding calcium-binding protein, with protein sequence MRRTRIGLTVATVLAATLLVPAPAWAGDVQREEFWRVPSDPWQVIGFGPTNEPDVTARGGALTIGEDTLVMQLEGRSASDWTGSANRLTGWDVDFRMRLGRDATVSCSAELGGTPATLVWLGDNTELMQLGFGPGELCITHPYADQESIPLDTQRWHRYQVEARGKHVRIRVDGRTVVDREFSGTGQGTVGVGFETHEGTSTWDWFRYDTAPEHRCTVRGTAGADTLRGTRGADVICAGDGDDRLLGLGGDDVLIGGDGDDTLLGGDGGDLLQGGLGDDTLDNGTGNGRAEGGFGDDRFVTGAAPDGAQQLAGGPGHDVADYSARTGGVTIALDGNGGDGAPGEGDAVGAGNGWGQADVEEVRGGHGDDVLTGSPWSSTLVGGPGADRLRGRDSADVLDGVDGVEGNDVLDGGGGPDTCTADPADEVLACNDPSPSPTPTPRYTMPPPPPTSPAPSPSRPPLTTPSPSGSPVGTADPTAVGTPRPTPVTTP